In Acidimicrobiia bacterium, the genomic stretch TTGTGGATCCCCGGATCAGACCGATCGATGCTGCCGCCAAGCGGTGGTCTTCTGACGCGGGAGTTGACGGCGTTCTTGAACTGGTTGGACCGGCCACCATGCCCAAGACGCTGGCGTCGTTGGCCAAAGGCGGACGGATGGTCATCGTTGGCTCGCACACCGGTGCCCAGTGGACCATCGATCCCGGCGACCTCTACAGGAACGAATGGGAGATCATGGGCTCTCGTAACGTCTCCGCCGCCGAGCTGGCCGAGGTGATCGAGCTGGTGGCAGCCGGCTCGCTGACGCCGATCATTTCTGGCTCGTTCCCCCTTGAGTCGGCCGAACAGCTCCAGAAGAACGTGGTTGACGGTAAAGTAATTGGACGCGAGGTACTTCTTCCATAGGCCGATCGAGAAGATCTGGTCGTTCGTTCTGCTTTGAAACAAACCCTGGATTTGTTGCCCTAATCGCTGTGCTGCAATCGATTGCAGTGATAGGGTCATGACAATGTTCACCGTTGCGTTAGTCGGAACTCGTTATCCCGATCTCTCGATCGAACGAGAGATCCTCGAAGGGGTATCCATCGTTGTCGGGTCGGGGGACACCCCCCACGACATCGTCGAGGTTACCGACGGGGTCGACGTCGTGATCGCCGGCTCCCGGCCCAAGTTCACTGCCGGGGTTCTCGAACGTATGACGTCGAGGGCCATCGTCAGGTCGGGCATCGGGGTCGATTCGGTCGATCTCGATCACGCCAGGCGGTTGGGCTTCTGGGTCGTCAACGTACCGGACTACGGGACGGAGGCCGTGGCGTTTCATACCCTTTCCTTGATACTCGGAGCGATGCGCCGCTTGCCGCAATCTGATCGACTGGTCAAGCTTGGTAAGTGGGGTTTCTCCGAGTTGCGTCCCATGCATCTGCCTTCGGCCCTGACCGCAGGAGTGGTAGGCCATGGACGGATTGGCCGGCGGGTTACCGAGCAACTTCAGGCGGTTGGTTTTGGCGCAGTCATTGGCCATGATCCATTTGTGACGGGAATGGACACCGAATTGGGCGATCTCCTCGAGATGTCCGACATCGTGACTCTGCACGCCCCTGGTCCGTCGGACGGTTCCCCGCTCCTCGGTCCGAGCGAAATTGGACGGATGAAGCCGGGCTCGATTCTTGTCAACACCGCCCGGGGGTCGCTCATCGACGCCCCCGCGTTGGCAGCTGGAATGGCAGAGGGTCGTCCCCGGATTGCGGCGCTCGATGTGTTCGCACCCGAACCGCCCAATCTGTCGGTATTTGCCGCCGTCAAGGACCAGCTCATCCTTTCCCCACATACTGCCTGGTACACCGAGGAGACCGAGACCGAACTGCGCGTAAAGTCCGCGTGGGAAGCCCGGCGCATCCTGGAAGGTACCGAACCCCTACACCCCATCGTTCGACCCGAGGAGGCGTCATGACCAGTTCCATCTATGACCTTGTTAGCCCGGAAGTGGCATCTGTGATCGCCGACTCGAAGACGGCGGTCATCCCGTTCGGGAGCGTCGAGCAGCACGGTCCCCACCTACCGTGCGGCACCGATACGATGGCCGCAGAGGTAGTTGCGCGAACCCTGGCCGATCGCCTTGGGGCGCTCTTTGTCCCGTTCGGTCCGTATGGCGTAACGCCGATCCATGCCGGACATCCCGGGACGATCAACCTTCGACGCTCGACCTTTGAAGCCCTCCTCACCGATATCTGCGAGGAACTCATCGACATGGGGGTGACCCGGTTGGTCTTCGTGAATTGGCATGAGGGCAACATCGCCTCGATGGATGGAGTTGCCACCGAAGTCCAGGATCGGCATCCCGGTGTGTACGTCGTCACCTCACATGCTTGTTACGCCGCCCAGCGGATCTATGCCGCCAGTGGCGGAGAGTTGACCCATGGTGGGGGCATCGAGGTTCTGGCCGTCATGGCCCACGATCCATCCCTTGTACACGTCGATCGAGCGGGCGAAGCCACCCGGCCCGATCACGCTATCGCCCTAGATGAGATGCGGCGCAGCCCCGAAACCCACGGCTACATCACCGATGTCACCGAGATCGATGCCGATGGTTGGTACGGCAATCCCACCTGGGCGGCCCTCGATATGGCAGGGAGTTTCGCCGCAACCGTCGCCGACGACGTTGCCAAACGTGTCACGGAGATATTCGAGCTCCGGGCATGACGGTGATCGGTCGGCCAGAGTTGGAATTCATCGACCTGCCTGGTCGTCGGTCGGCCGATCCCCTGGAAGCTGAAGCTTCGGCGTCGAGCTTAAGAGTCGTTCAGATGGAACGTACCGTCGGCCGAACCGCTCATCGGCATCCCCATTCCGAGGAGGTGGTGGTAGTTGCCGCCGGCCAAGGGCGAGCGTGGATTGATGGCGAATGGTTCCCGGTCGCCGCCGGCGATGTTGTGCTCATTCCCGCCGGAGTCGCCCACGCCACCGTTCCCGACGAAAACAGTCAGTTGGAACTCATTTGCTTCTTCCCTCACCCGAATCTCAGCAAGAACATTGAAGACACCACGACACAAGTCAGTTAGGAGACACGATGAGCGACAAGATCAGACTGGCCCAGGTCGGCCTCGGCCGATGGGCACGGGTTCTCGCCCGCGGGGCACAGCGGGGAGATTTGATCGACATCTACTCCTGCTTCTCCCGCTCGGAGGACAAGCGGCAAGCCTTCATGGACGAGTACGGAATCGAGCGATCGGCTTCGAGTTACGAGGAGTTGCTGGCTGATCCCGATGTCGAAGGCATCATGATCACCACTCCTAACGACACCCACCGTTCCCTGATCGTGCAGGCACTCGAAGCCGGCAAGCCGGTGTATACCGACAAGCCGGTTGCACAGACGCTCGAGGATGCTGCAGCTATTAAGGCTGCCGTAGATTTGTCAGGTCTTCCGTTCGCCGTCGGCCACAGTGCCCGCCGATTGTCGGGCAATCGACAGATGAAGAAGTGGATCGACGACGGCACCCTTGGTGGGGTGTCCATGGCCGAAGCCAACTTCTCCAATGAGCGCGGTCTTGAGCTGACTCCTCAGACGTGGCGCTGGTATCTGGACAAGACTCCGGGCGGGCCGCTCATCCAGCTCGGAGTGCATCACGCCGACAACCTTCAATACTTGCTCGGTCCGGTCGCGGCTGTCTCGGCCCATACTCGCAAGCTGTTCACGAAGTCGGAAGTACCGGACGCCACGATGGCGATCCTGGAATTCGAGTCGGGTGCGCTCGGATATCTCGGGTGCG encodes the following:
- a CDS encoding Gfo/Idh/MocA family oxidoreductase, which codes for MSDKIRLAQVGLGRWARVLARGAQRGDLIDIYSCFSRSEDKRQAFMDEYGIERSASSYEELLADPDVEGIMITTPNDTHRSLIVQALEAGKPVYTDKPVAQTLEDAAAIKAAVDLSGLPFAVGHSARRLSGNRQMKKWIDDGTLGGVSMAEANFSNERGLELTPQTWRWYLDKTPGGPLIQLGVHHADNLQYLLGPVAAVSAHTRKLFTKSEVPDATMAILEFESGALGYLGCGWASPGIYQIRLQGTQHNLMYDLDFTHWDEAHEADEHSSLVSQAYGDQERKPVDLPKTDMFREQLEEFGRACRGEATVEVGVDEAIRALSVVHCAIESNAQGGKAIEVKPYLESFGIS
- a CDS encoding creatininase family protein, with the protein product MTSSIYDLVSPEVASVIADSKTAVIPFGSVEQHGPHLPCGTDTMAAEVVARTLADRLGALFVPFGPYGVTPIHAGHPGTINLRRSTFEALLTDICEELIDMGVTRLVFVNWHEGNIASMDGVATEVQDRHPGVYVVTSHACYAAQRIYAASGGELTHGGGIEVLAVMAHDPSLVHVDRAGEATRPDHAIALDEMRRSPETHGYITDVTEIDADGWYGNPTWAALDMAGSFAATVADDVAKRVTEIFELRA
- a CDS encoding C-terminal binding protein — its product is MTMFTVALVGTRYPDLSIEREILEGVSIVVGSGDTPHDIVEVTDGVDVVIAGSRPKFTAGVLERMTSRAIVRSGIGVDSVDLDHARRLGFWVVNVPDYGTEAVAFHTLSLILGAMRRLPQSDRLVKLGKWGFSELRPMHLPSALTAGVVGHGRIGRRVTEQLQAVGFGAVIGHDPFVTGMDTELGDLLEMSDIVTLHAPGPSDGSPLLGPSEIGRMKPGSILVNTARGSLIDAPALAAGMAEGRPRIAALDVFAPEPPNLSVFAAVKDQLILSPHTAWYTEETETELRVKSAWEARRILEGTEPLHPIVRPEEAS
- a CDS encoding cupin domain-containing protein; its protein translation is MTVIGRPELEFIDLPGRRSADPLEAEASASSLRVVQMERTVGRTAHRHPHSEEVVVVAAGQGRAWIDGEWFPVAAGDVVLIPAGVAHATVPDENSQLELICFFPHPNLSKNIEDTTTQVS